A genomic region of Vicinamibacteria bacterium contains the following coding sequences:
- a CDS encoding DUF4097 family beta strand repeat-containing protein: MNLLLLVFLPLAAVEGSFDRTLRVDGPVSLEVITGSGSIDVTTGASGTVEIHGEIRVGSGLFGGLGGSDRVRKIEENPPIEQTGNVIRVGSRWDEELFHNVSISYRIVVPPETSLVSKSGSGSQTVGDIHGPVEAKTGSGSVTIGSIGDFVTAAAGSGSIRVDSAKGRLEAKTGSGSITALGVEGPVTARTGSGRIEIEQTGEGDVDVKAGSGSIRVSGVRGGLEVNSGSGTVRIAGELTGDWRIHASSGSITVELPEDAAFDLDAHTSSGSIELDHPVTVSGRLSRKEIRGAVRGGGHRLMIDSSSGSISIR, from the coding sequence ATGAATCTCCTTTTGCTCGTTTTCCTCCCCCTGGCCGCCGTGGAGGGCTCGTTCGACCGGACGCTTCGTGTCGATGGTCCCGTCAGCCTGGAGGTCATCACGGGCTCGGGCAGCATCGACGTCACCACGGGCGCGAGCGGAACCGTCGAGATCCATGGTGAGATCCGCGTCGGATCCGGACTATTTGGCGGCTTAGGAGGCAGCGACCGGGTTCGGAAAATCGAGGAGAACCCTCCCATCGAACAGACAGGAAACGTGATCCGGGTGGGCTCGCGCTGGGATGAGGAACTGTTTCACAACGTCAGTATCAGCTATCGCATCGTCGTGCCGCCCGAAACGAGCCTCGTTTCCAAGTCGGGCTCGGGAAGCCAGACCGTGGGGGACATCCACGGGCCGGTGGAGGCCAAAACGGGCTCGGGGAGCGTCACGATTGGGTCCATAGGGGACTTCGTGACGGCGGCGGCTGGGTCGGGAAGCATTCGAGTCGATTCCGCGAAGGGCAGACTCGAGGCCAAGACGGGGAGCGGCTCGATCACGGCCCTTGGCGTGGAGGGGCCGGTCACGGCCCGCACGGGAAGCGGCCGTATCGAGATCGAGCAGACCGGCGAGGGCGATGTCGACGTCAAGGCCGGCTCGGGAAGCATCCGGGTTTCTGGGGTGCGCGGTGGGCTCGAGGTGAACTCCGGCAGCGGGACCGTTCGGATCGCAGGTGAGCTCACGGGGGACTGGCGCATCCACGCTTCCTCGGGAAGCATTACGGTAGAGCTTCCCGAGGACGCCGCGTTCGACCTCGACGCCCACACGAGTTCCGGAAGCATCGAGCTCGACCATCCCGTCACCGTCAGCGGGCGGCTCTCGAGGAAGGAGATCCGTGGCGCGGTTCGTGGCGGAGGACATCGATTGATGATCGATTCGAGCTCGGGAAGCATCTCGATTCGCTGA
- a CDS encoding rhomboid family intramembrane serine protease gives MEDHQGDGAPRAFRELLDTATPHFFVTPVLVGLNVAFFAVMVLFGVSPLDPDLESLWRFGANFGPRTFAGEWWRILSSTFVHIGFFHLVLNMWALWSLGNLAERMFGSMTFLVIYLMSGIGGSVGTLLWHPHITSAGASGALFGVLGALVAFVYLGHIHVPPRIVRNLRWVLIAVVVFNLLFGFMWPRIDNAGHLGGLLVGLITGAALHRPLPVRPRSALRYLAVPMVLAVLAGLAELSRALAQSNPSMLAAEALELELQGKSEAAAQKLEQAIEMDPGLVSALTQLGYLHLEAGRFGAAATVLEKAAQLEPDSVELHVVLGIAYMRDDRYREAAATLEKALERAPGRPALLSELGTAQYLSGDSERGVESLRKAIELDPENSEHHNRLALVLAESGDGEGSLEAIEAALDLAPRAAHIWDSLGTVRLYRNEPAEAAEAYRKAIQLDPQQAIYHYNLSLALRRTGAMEAADEARTRALELAPDLEPPSDGSPMIWS, from the coding sequence ATGGAAGACCACCAAGGCGATGGCGCTCCGCGAGCGTTCCGCGAGCTACTCGACACGGCGACGCCGCATTTCTTCGTTACCCCGGTGCTGGTGGGCTTGAACGTCGCCTTCTTCGCGGTCATGGTCCTGTTCGGCGTGTCGCCTCTCGACCCCGATCTGGAGAGCTTGTGGCGCTTTGGCGCCAATTTCGGCCCGAGAACGTTCGCGGGCGAATGGTGGCGCATCCTGTCCTCGACCTTCGTACATATCGGCTTCTTCCATCTCGTTCTCAATATGTGGGCCCTGTGGAGCCTGGGGAACCTGGCCGAGCGGATGTTTGGAAGCATGACGTTTCTCGTCATCTACCTCATGAGCGGGATCGGGGGAAGCGTGGGAACGTTGCTGTGGCACCCCCACATCACGAGCGCCGGTGCCTCCGGCGCCCTGTTCGGCGTGCTGGGGGCTCTGGTGGCGTTCGTCTACCTCGGACACATCCACGTTCCTCCAAGAATCGTTCGGAATCTCAGGTGGGTGCTGATTGCCGTCGTCGTCTTCAACCTTCTGTTCGGCTTCATGTGGCCGCGCATCGACAACGCCGGACACCTCGGTGGACTTCTCGTCGGCTTGATCACCGGAGCCGCGCTACACCGTCCTCTCCCGGTGCGACCCCGTTCGGCCCTTCGGTACCTCGCGGTTCCAATGGTCCTCGCCGTTCTGGCCGGTCTCGCGGAGCTCTCGCGCGCTTTGGCCCAGAGCAATCCCTCCATGCTCGCCGCCGAGGCCCTCGAGCTCGAGCTCCAGGGAAAGAGTGAGGCAGCAGCGCAAAAGCTCGAGCAAGCGATCGAAATGGATCCCGGGCTCGTATCCGCTCTCACCCAGCTGGGCTACCTGCACCTCGAGGCCGGGCGATTCGGCGCGGCTGCCACGGTTCTCGAGAAGGCCGCTCAGCTGGAGCCGGACTCGGTGGAGCTGCATGTCGTGCTCGGTATCGCCTATATGAGAGACGACCGATATCGCGAAGCCGCAGCGACCCTGGAAAAGGCGCTCGAGCGCGCGCCCGGGCGGCCCGCACTCTTGAGTGAGCTCGGCACCGCACAGTACCTCAGTGGCGACTCCGAGCGAGGGGTGGAGTCTCTCCGGAAGGCAATCGAGCTCGATCCAGAGAACTCCGAGCACCACAATCGGCTGGCGCTGGTTCTCGCCGAATCCGGAGACGGCGAGGGCTCCCTCGAGGCCATCGAAGCCGCACTCGATCTCGCGCCGCGCGCGGCTCACATTTGGGATAGCCTCGGCACGGTGCGCCTGTATCGCAACGAGCCTGCCGAGGCGGCGGAGGCATACCGCAAAGCGATCCAGCTCGACCCGCAACAGGCCATCTACCACTACAACTTGAGCCTTGCTCTCCGCCGGACCGGTGCGATGGAGGCGGCGGACGAAGCGCGGACGAGAGCGCTGGAGCTGGCCCCAGATCTCGAGCCTCCATCGGACGGAAGCCCGATGATCTGGTCGTGA
- a CDS encoding FAD-dependent oxidoreductase, translating into MTGKAVVVGAGAIGVASAYFLVRSGFDVTLVDRGEVGHGCSYGNACLIVPSHSDPIPGPGVIGQALRWMVRNDSPFYIRPRFDPSLASWGWKFRRYCNREAVHRGSAALAGLSRGSLALYDEITSAKEADFFFEKRGLLEVYLTPNSVKRGRSELDLLTQNGFPARLVTADEALELEPALAPAICGGLYIESEAHGHCYGYVRALAGSVQRSGGRVLTGRPIDRILVSNRRVHGISLGGPPEEIAADVVVLAAGCWSRDIARSIGIDIPLQPAKGYSATIDAFEGGPQIPLLVKERRVIVTPLDGRLRFGGTLELAGYDLGIDRARYRAVVRAGLEVLRDKPPMKNEEPWCGLRPVTPDGLPIIDRLREPQGLIIATGHAMLGFTQSPMTGKLVAELARGDRPSLSLEPFRLDRF; encoded by the coding sequence GTGACCGGAAAGGCAGTGGTCGTCGGGGCAGGCGCCATCGGCGTCGCCTCCGCCTACTTCCTCGTGCGCTCGGGTTTCGACGTCACTCTCGTGGACCGAGGAGAGGTCGGCCACGGCTGCTCCTACGGAAACGCCTGCCTCATCGTCCCCAGCCATTCGGATCCAATTCCCGGCCCGGGGGTCATCGGGCAGGCCCTTCGTTGGATGGTTCGAAACGACAGCCCCTTCTACATCCGACCCCGCTTCGATCCGAGCCTCGCGTCATGGGGCTGGAAATTTCGTCGGTACTGCAACCGCGAGGCGGTCCACCGCGGCTCCGCCGCATTGGCCGGTTTGAGTCGCGGAAGCCTCGCTCTGTACGACGAGATCACGTCGGCCAAGGAAGCGGATTTCTTCTTCGAGAAGCGTGGCCTTCTCGAGGTTTATCTGACTCCGAACAGCGTGAAGCGTGGCCGCTCCGAGCTCGACCTGTTGACCCAGAACGGGTTTCCCGCTCGGCTCGTCACCGCCGACGAGGCCCTCGAGCTCGAGCCGGCGCTCGCGCCGGCGATTTGCGGCGGGCTTTACATCGAGAGCGAAGCCCATGGTCACTGCTACGGCTACGTTCGAGCTCTGGCGGGCTCCGTGCAACGAAGCGGGGGCCGCGTCCTCACCGGCCGACCGATCGATCGGATCCTCGTTTCGAATCGACGTGTCCACGGAATCTCGCTCGGCGGTCCGCCGGAAGAGATCGCGGCCGATGTCGTCGTGCTCGCCGCGGGCTGCTGGTCCCGCGACATCGCCCGATCGATCGGAATCGACATCCCGCTCCAGCCGGCGAAAGGCTACAGCGCCACGATCGACGCGTTCGAGGGTGGGCCGCAAATACCGCTCCTCGTCAAGGAGCGCCGAGTCATCGTAACGCCTCTCGACGGACGCCTGCGTTTCGGTGGAACGCTCGAGCTCGCAGGCTACGATCTCGGGATCGACCGAGCTCGCTACCGCGCGGTCGTGCGAGCCGGGCTCGAGGTCCTTCGAGACAAACCACCGATGAAGAACGAGGAACCCTGGTGCGGCCTCCGGCCCGTCACGCCCGACGGCCTTCCCATCATCGACCGACTGCGAGAGCCCCAGGGTCTCATCATAGCGACCGGTCACGCCATGCTCGGCTTTACTCAGTCTCCCATGACGGGTAAGCTCGTGGCCGAGCTCGCTCGCGGAGACAGACCATCGCTTTCCCTCGAGCCTTTTCGACTCGATCGGTTCTGA
- a CDS encoding BamA/TamA family outer membrane protein: MKEKPLLREVRVTGLDTVAARLPPLRSNQPIGEQDAREIALVASEIAGADYEASARLEPVSELHVDLVLEVTRRPPRELSFRGNEHVSDDNLADAVHDAPGEDVVSTLRALYRRRGYARTQIVSRGRTVSIVEGEIHRLGEIETDPGSLLSREEIRATLPESGTRFDGGAVDEAVERIGRYYASRGYPTARVSIEENLRPHTNVVDIRVTVEEGSFYLVDRITFHGHARHRDRDLRLFCDLAETDRFNGTLIESDILSLMGLGNFRAVVPELDLTTTPGLARVHYRIEEIPPFEYLVGGGLDGTQGATGAGQFVARSLFGRAETFRIDLDLGNRLQNLAFGYHDPTLLGKRLFLDADFRRAELTYPDETSEDTTELAIRAYGPYRARWQFLASARFSAFTLGSELDDDVPFLTPFLGRRFRTLRWSAGLAHRTRWLETGLEWVTGNVELTRFRVGSHVVVPVAPRHSIAFIGRAEALWPYGTSEAEGVPRFERLFLGSENDLRGFSIRGVGPRDGAVVVGGDRLFFATVEHRYEVLPRLTLVGFFDLGNVYATDFEGEALPKARFDAGGEARVVVPLAQVPVRVGYGFNLDRLADEPRGRFFVTLAVRF; encoded by the coding sequence GTGAAAGAGAAGCCTCTCCTTCGGGAAGTCCGCGTGACCGGTCTCGACACGGTCGCAGCCAGGCTTCCGCCATTGCGCTCGAATCAGCCGATCGGCGAGCAAGACGCGAGAGAGATCGCGCTCGTTGCCTCCGAGATCGCTGGTGCCGACTACGAGGCTTCGGCGCGGCTCGAGCCCGTTTCGGAGCTCCATGTCGACCTCGTCCTCGAGGTCACCCGGCGCCCTCCTCGGGAGCTCTCGTTCCGCGGCAACGAGCACGTGAGCGACGACAACCTCGCCGATGCCGTGCACGATGCACCCGGCGAAGACGTGGTCTCGACGCTTCGCGCCCTCTATCGTCGTCGCGGCTATGCCCGGACACAGATCGTTTCCCGGGGGCGCACGGTGTCCATCGTCGAAGGTGAGATCCATCGACTCGGCGAAATCGAGACCGACCCCGGCTCGCTCCTCTCTCGAGAGGAGATTCGGGCCACCCTTCCCGAGTCCGGCACTCGATTCGATGGCGGCGCTGTCGACGAGGCCGTCGAGCGAATCGGACGCTACTACGCGAGCCGGGGCTATCCCACCGCTCGGGTGTCGATCGAGGAAAACCTGCGTCCTCACACGAACGTCGTCGACATCAGAGTCACTGTGGAGGAAGGATCCTTCTATCTCGTGGACAGAATCACCTTTCACGGTCACGCCCGTCACCGTGACCGTGATCTGCGACTGTTTTGTGATCTCGCGGAGACCGATCGCTTCAATGGGACACTGATCGAATCCGACATTCTCTCGCTCATGGGCCTCGGCAACTTTCGCGCCGTCGTGCCCGAGTTGGATTTGACGACGACCCCCGGCCTAGCGAGGGTTCATTACCGGATCGAGGAGATACCGCCTTTCGAGTACCTCGTCGGAGGAGGACTCGACGGAACCCAGGGGGCAACGGGAGCGGGACAGTTCGTTGCCCGCAGCCTTTTCGGCCGCGCGGAGACGTTCCGAATCGATCTGGACCTCGGCAACCGTCTCCAGAACCTCGCCTTCGGCTACCACGATCCGACGCTCCTGGGAAAGCGGCTTTTCCTCGACGCCGATTTCCGGAGGGCCGAGCTCACCTACCCCGACGAAACCTCAGAGGACACGACCGAGCTGGCGATTCGCGCCTACGGACCTTATCGAGCGCGATGGCAGTTCCTCGCGAGCGCTCGATTCAGCGCGTTCACGCTCGGCTCGGAGCTAGACGACGACGTTCCGTTCCTCACGCCGTTTCTCGGGCGCCGTTTTCGCACGCTTCGATGGAGCGCCGGCCTGGCGCACCGAACCCGGTGGCTGGAGACGGGGCTCGAATGGGTGACCGGAAACGTCGAGCTCACTCGATTCCGCGTTGGGAGCCACGTCGTCGTACCCGTCGCCCCGCGGCACTCCATCGCATTCATTGGACGGGCGGAAGCGCTCTGGCCTTACGGAACGAGCGAGGCGGAAGGCGTTCCCCGGTTCGAGCGTTTGTTTCTCGGAAGCGAGAACGACTTGAGAGGTTTTTCGATCAGAGGCGTCGGGCCACGCGATGGCGCTGTCGTCGTCGGGGGCGACCGGCTGTTCTTCGCGACCGTGGAGCATCGGTACGAGGTCCTGCCGCGGCTGACGCTCGTTGGTTTTTTCGACCTGGGCAACGTGTACGCGACCGACTTCGAGGGCGAGGCTCTCCCCAAAGCGCGATTCGACGCCGGAGGGGAAGCGCGTGTCGTGGTGCCGCTCGCGCAGGTTCCGGTCCGAGTGGGTTATGGCTTCAACCTGGATCGGCTGGCCGACGAGCCGCGCGGCCGGTTCTTCGTCACACTCGCGGTGCGATTCTGA